GATCTGGAACTGGCAAACCAGAGGTTGATGAAACCAAAACCAGTTTATTCAGTTACGAAACATTGTGTCCCAATTTGCTAAAATCAACCTAAAAGTGTGACTTTAAAAATGACCAATTTTCAAAGGCATATCATTTGCAGAAGAAATCTATTCTCCATATTAATTTTGTGGGGATGTGTAGCTACCTTAATGtactgtatttacaaaaaaaaaaaaaaaaaaaaaattcaaccgcGAGATTAGCTTCTTTTAAGATTTAAAATGGGCTTTCAAAATCAGCAAATTGagagaggcaaaaaaaaaattgacaccaTATATCTTTGTtggaacaaatttttaaaatcagaaaTAGGACAGATAAATAAACCTTATATAGTGTATTATGCTGTTGTaaaaattttatctttgaaatttaTCTTCTAGTCAAGTTAGAGAACCTAAAAAGATtccttaaaaaagtattttttttttttgccatattgTTTATTTGCTAACCATGGAAACTTATTACAAAGATAAAACTATTCAAACTTACTGGACAGAAAAATGTTTGTAGAAACAGATTCACTAGCTACTTGCAGATTCCAGATATTTATGCACTTacttaaatttttcaaataaaacttGAGAACTTATTTTGTTTGTGGTACACAGCTGTcgaaaaaagaaaacaaacttTTAGTTTTATAATGACAAAGTTACTCAATCAGATATGTTTGATTATGaatacatgcaatttttttttgacgtgataacgtcttgtaaatcgataaacgccggctgcacgcacgaaaaattgtcacgttccgcctgagcctagcgtgaaagaaccggccaaccaccgtgcgagaaaatcttctataatatcaaacaggttaaggtgggctttttaactaattattgttcgtgattatatttaaacaaattatttaaattaaatttttgcaaaaattttaaatgatatttgaaaattaaaaaatgtatgctatttttcatcgatgttttcttatgacgttatcacgtaaaattatggtccgtaaaccgactttgcagacaacccttcttttttttttaagtgaagcgATATACAaccaaatacattttattaaattattatttttttttaaaaaatgtgttgcaCAAGTAAGTAACATGGTCGCCGCCCAGGGACGGCAGGCGGAGAGCGGGGGACCGAGTGGCCAGGCTCGCCGTGTTGCAGGGGCGAGGTGAAGGTGCTGGTGACGCTCTCCGAGTGGAACGATCTTCTGGAGCTGCAGAAGAGCTTCCAGGAGAACGGCGACGACAAGGCAGCGTTCCTGTTCTGCCTCATGAGGATCAACAACGCCTTCGTTGCGTCCGCGGCCACGCGCGCCGTGAGtccccgcccctccccccccttcaTCACTCGCACCTCGGCGACTCCCACCGCCCTTATGTTTACCACGATTGTTTCATTCATACGCCAGTCGAATCTCAAGACGATGGCTGTATCCTAGCACACACACATCCCTActtcccttagcaaatgcagccacaatcgAGGAGTGGTTGTGCTGATGTGCACGTAGCCGTCACgagtcgtgatatctacgaatatttagcaaaatgaaataacaatgaccaattaaaaaaaaaaattaaaaatagcatgcCTGTCATAAATGTTAGCaatcaaaagtaaaaatttttgtaatgaatttcaaaatattcaaaaatacttaataataagCATTAAATATCCTTGTAAGTTTAAGTTCACctttcagtaatttttatttatctctatttgagttatcacttacacttataacattttaaacaaatcttatttcagaaatattaagcaacgtcatcatcatcatcatcatcatcatcatcatcatcatcatcatcatcatcatcatcatcatcatcatcaccaactgcttccagcctgtggccaGGTCAggaaagtaaaatgcctccacaTTCCCCTGTTCCTCTaccattcctcatccttcacttTACTCCAATCTTCTCCTCTGTCCTGCACTCCTtaaactatctgctcttcccatctCCTCCTTGTCTGCCGGGGTTACCCTCTAGGAGTGGATCATACAGCCAGTGACTCGGGCGGTGGGAAACAGCGTGATGCCTACATGGCAGAGGAGACCTTGTAGGAGGGTGTTGAGCCCCCAGTGGAGGAAACGCGGTGGGAGGGACAGCAGCTCCCGCTATTACTGGCGGGAGGCTGAAGGGGAATGACATCGGCAAGGCTCACGATGAGACAGCAGCAGGCATGCACGACGCGTCTCTGCTCGCACCACAGGCTCACCGGAGGCAGCCCCACCGGCCAGATGAAGCGATGTGACGGGCCTAGCAAGCCGGCGACCAAAATTTTAACTCTACTTGAGAAAAGAAAGAAGcaatattatataaaaacaaaatgaaatgtGATTCCGAaactaatggatgtagggacgcatttgtggatgcgagtgtcgcatcccttgAAATCCCAACTTTAGCGGATGTACGTAGGGAGAATTCAGAAGCGATGCAAAGATGGCCGTGTGCACTACGATGCACTTCCAGTGTATCCCTTAGCTGAGGGATGTATTAAGCTAGTCGCTAGTGTTTGGATGCAGTTAATGGCGGTTACTGGAGAGGCAAAAACATTGAGAATCAGTAATGTGAAACATATAAGGCCTCAATCCTGAAGTAGAGGTATAAGTTTATCACCAACAGAAGctttaaattattgtatttaatgtgACCTGCAGTGCTGTGGGTGATAGCTGATAAATTCTAGATTATGCTTATTTGACTGTTTTCCAATTGTTTAATAAATTTcacttggcaaaaaaaaattatgttgactCTGTGGGAGACAGCTAAATGTTCTTGATGATACATTTTTTGTAGAATGTTTTTAGTAATATTTCATTAGATGATGAGACTTTTAATCTagttaattaagtttaaaatttaaaaatattaaataattggaatttatttggTACTTTCAAATGttctatttattttcaattttttttttaaattttttaattccatGGTATTAATTGTTTTCTAATCGTTGTTCGTTCAGTACGGCCTGGAGAAGAACTTCAGGAAGTACTTCAACTCGCTGAAGGACTACTACAGGTACTCGTCATACAACTACACCCACTCGCAAGAGCTGCTGGAGAGCAGCGTTATCTCGGAGTTGGACCAGCTGCGCTGCGAGAGCAAGGCCCTGCGAGAGAAGCTGGCCAATCCCTGTTCCTCAGGTCAGTGGCGACCCGCGAAGTCCCGTTCCCGAGCCCTGGGTCTGTAGTTGCTCCGCCTTCCCCGGGGACACACAGTGTGCTCTCTACCTGAGTGGTGTCGTTTTACGAAAGGCATGAGCAGTCCTTTtttcagattttatttttaagctGTGATTTTAGAAGACTGAAATTGgttaaaaatgtgtgttttcggcataatttttagacatgaaacttgGTACAGATTTtcgaaagcactcgagggacttgcactacacctttatgTTCGATTCTCCACCGTATGTTGTTACAGATACCATACAAATATCACAGTTGCCCCATGCTTGATGAAATACTGCGTGCCAGTCCACAACCTTGTGTTTAGAGGCGATACGGCACTGGAAGCGCCAGCGAGTGTTGTGCTTATCATGCCACCTCACCGACACAGATGCGGGTAGCTACTATGACACCCTCTTGGCTTAAACAGCTTTTTGTCCATGACAATTTTCTGTCATTAAGTTTCAAAATTGGGCTTTGTTAAATCGTACCATAGAATTCAATGGAATGCCTGGCTGTTACATGTAGTTTTACACATGAAGTCATTGGGGATTAGTTTTGAATTCATTCAGTCAACcacaaacaacattttttttagaatgctCGACTCCCGAGGGTTATCTTAGCGCCCCAGGGTCCTAATATTTCCAAAGTCCTGACCCCATGTTCAGGCCTTAACTCTCGAGAGATTGTTTTAAGCCTGCCTGTCTGTTTTGTCAGTACGAAACACAACAGAAAAATGTGAAATGAAACAAAAGCGAATGAAAAAGTACACTGGTTGGTCCAGCTTTGTTGAACGCACGAGACAGCGATGATTGGCCGGTTGGTTACTTGTGGGTCGATCGTAGCGAAACCAGCGGCCAGAGCGTGGACTAGGATGTGGGAGAGGAAGACATGGAAGCCTAGATGTACATGCCGGTCTCGTGTCAAAGCGTGGTGGCTGTCCGTACAAAAGTATGTTTTCTTTGTGTGTGTGGCATTCTGGAAGTACCAACCACTGACTGTCCTCTTAAAACAATCTTATTGCGCAGTTTTATTGGATGATATGGGTTTCCATCTGACGTTGGCAGTTGTGACGTTCTTTCCAGTCTTCTCGCAAGATCTTCCCGACGTGAAGCTGGCTCTGCAGGAGGTGATATACAAGACCAAGATATCCGAGGTGTGTGCGCGCTACAGCATCCGGGAGGCTGTGGAGGAGAGCAGCGGAGATGAAGAACAAGCTGTGGAGATTGGTAAGCCTGGTTGTGACTGCCAATGTTCGCTGAGCGACTGCATGACTCACAAGTTACCGCTGGACTTCCGGGAACTAGTTGTGCACTGATGCAGGTACAGAGCATGACTAACCAGAAATCATAGACAGTTCCCCATCAGTGTACGAGACAGTATGCTCTCTTAGTTCCACTAACAccatgtttaatttgtttttacataATACTGAATGCAGCTGCTAACTGTTCAGTTTCATCGGATGTGAGCAGTTATGTGCACACattatgaaacatcaattaaaacaatgtggaacctgaaaaaaaatttgttttaagaaaAGTTACTCTTTTGTATTTGTTCATCACATCTTAAAAATCATCAGCATTGAATGAAAGCTGAAAATAGTATTTAATAgtgtaaaattatttgtatttgaagtgtaatttcttataaaaaaactatacatatgtATACTGTATTTATTCATTGCATAATGTGTGTACTTCACTACTGTCTTCTTGTCCGGTCGGAATGCTGTGTGTGGCGTTAGCGCTTGTTGAGCCGCATGTTTCGTGTGTGATCCCCGGCCCGATCAAACCACCATCATGGTCTTCTCTGATCAAAAATAAATGGATGAGATATTAATTACTAATTCTGTTTATTATAAACAGGgacattgagaaaaaaaaaaattatgaagggTCCCCTCTATATTATTTATTGCACAACTTttccaattaaaataaaattttaaaactctaaaCTCCAAGTGTTGCTGTAGCGATAATACTGAACGTGATCTGTGCACGACACGTCGTCGCTGCCCTGGTCTCCCCGCCCGGGGGACAGCTGGGTGGCGGCTGACAGGGGCCTGAGGGATCCTTCTGGAGGTGTCGTGTGTGTGCAGGCAGCAGGCGCCGGCACATCAAGGACCGGTCGTTCGCCGCGCTGCAGGAGTCTCCGCGGCACCGGCGCGGCGGCCAGGAGTCGGGGCCCGACGGGCACGGCTCCGACGAAGACTACTGCCCCGGCAAGGCCTCGCCCCAGAGCAAGAGGCCGGCGGGTCGCAGGGGGCGGCCCAGGAAGCTGGCCAAGTGAGCCGTTCCGACCGACTCTGGGGCAGATAGCTTCTCCGCCGGAGACTACCCAGGAACACATGCTGATCCTGTTGACGTGTCACTGTTCCTCCCGACTTGAGCGAGGACCTCCGCATTATCCACTTTACATCGAGCGTGAACCTATCTAAGTCTCCTGAAAAATTGATCCAAGTTTTAATGAACGTGATTAATCGTGATATCTGTTGTGTGTGGAGGTACGGGCGTCAGGTGCACACATCTTTTAACTTTGCTTCGGCCGCCAATGAATAAATTCTATCTGCTATCTGCACCCCACGATATGTGAGACACAAAAGTAATAGTGCTGTAAATCCTTGAACATTGCTGGTAGCGTGCCGTGCAATCTCTCTCCCCTCCTGTCTTTCCCCCTACTCCCGACACTAGCACGCCCTTTTGGAGACGTGGTTCATCTAACACAACAGGAAGAAGAACTCAAGTGGCAATAAAGTGTCCGGAAAATTCTTGTAGCTCAGCATTGAGTAGTAGATGAAAGTTATGcctgcatttaattttaattacatactTGGCTGGCAGAGGATGCATGTTAAAGAAAGTAGATGCAGAGGTAATTTAACATAACTTCAGTGTATGTCTAGCAGACAGCCCTGACTACTGTACTCAGTGTGTAGTAATGTGAAATGTTGTCCTGTGTCTGGCAAATAATTGCATACAGTTGTTCACACATGATGAGTGGACAATATGTAAATTATATGCCTTTGTACCTATCACTCCTACGAGTGtctgtaaatgaaataaatttttattttttattgacaaTGAAGCAGTTAACTATTTATTCTACAACCTATGTTTCTTATGTAGGTACGTGTGACACTTtctataaaaatacataatatagaTCACGAACCATTACTACTATTATTGAACACCAAAAATTATctgtaattgatatttttaactgCAATAATTTGACATAAAAGAGTATTAATTGGAacattattgtatttattttgttttaagaaggcacaaaaaaattaacattcctggacatacctttaaataattactaactCACCTAGATCATTTCAGAGCCTTTTGGCCAAGCTGTCATCAGCTTTGGTAGCAGCACCTATCGAAAACCTTACTAAAAACTAGTAATTTCATCTTTATACCACCAGTTAGTCATAAACATGACAGAGGTATAAATTATTAActcaataataatcaaaaatccTGTCAAAAACTAGCCATTTCATCTTTATTCTACCAGGcagtactaaaatattaattcaattaatactcaacagatggcagcacttgccCAAATCCTTGGCCAAAAAGTAGCCATTTTATCTTTGTTCTACCAGGCAGTTATGAGCAAGAAAGAGGTATGaaatattaattcaattaatactcaacagatggcagcacatgcCCAAAACCTTGGCCAAAAAGTAGCCTTTTTATCTTTGTTCTACCAGGCAGTCATGAACAAGAAAGAGGTATGaaatattaattcaattaatactcaacagatggcagcacatgcCCAAAACCTTGGCCAAAAAGTAGCCATTTTATCTTTGTTCTACCAGGCAGTCATGAACAAGAAAGAGGTATGaaatattaattcaattaatactcaacagatggcagcacatgcCCAAAACCTTGGCCAAAAAGTAGTCATTTTATCTTTGTTCTACCAGGCAGTCATGAACAAGAAAGAGGTATGaaatattaattcaattaatactcaacagatggcagcacttgccCAAAATTTTACCAAAAAGTAGCCATTTCATTGTCAATCTGCCAGGAAGGTATTGATAATTCTATAATACTAAcagtttgtatttaaaaaaatgatagaagacttaaaaaaatataatttctagaACATCAAAATACATGTCTCTGATAACTGTCTTGCACAATATGTCAGTGAATGTGTTCAtttatcaattattaatttaagatgtttttatgatatttataCCTACCTGTCAGAGACCCACTTTTCTCTCGAACAGTGCTGTAGATTTCCCCAGTTTAGAGTTATCCTCTGCACTATTGGTGTAGCTGCAATGCTAAGTATTGTTTTATTCAAATTACATTAAGTTATCAAATAAGCATGTAGTTTAGATCCTTACTGGATGTATAAGAACATGATTAGAGGCAAAATCAAATATGGTCCAAATTTAGACAGACtgcataaaaaatattgtcaccAGAAGAATTTTCAAGGATTTGAGAGACTTACTGTACtttacataacataatttttcaatttatgtaTATGTATGAGTTCACCAAAGGTTTTCCAAAGAATAATACCGTAATTTAACTACTGCTATTATGTGTCCTGGATTTGTATAAtacagaattaaaatatttccagcataaatattctaattttaaGTTTCTCTAAATGGTTACGTAGTGACAAAACATATGTTGTATGATACAGAAATGACTCAAGCATAAAATTAGGTCTGTgcatttcatttgaaaaatgtTATCACAACAaatatccaaaataaaattattttcttttaataaaaaattggtacATGTTACAAACTTAGAACTATACGTGTACATTTCTGAAAGTACAAGTTGTTCAATGACACAGAAACTTCTCTCCAACTGACAACAAACATAGTTGAAACccttcaacataaaaatttcaaAGTAGGCCAAACATACACACAGAGCgcagaaaataatcatattaagtTTTATGATAATCGGTCATGACAAACTACATGTATGCATCTAATTCGAAAATATTCTTTTGCAAAGATTATTATGGAAATGCTGCTTCAAAGTGTCACAGTCAATTTGTTTTGCTCTTTGAGGAATAAAATTTATATCTTTCggaaaatatgtatatacatttcATTAAGCTTACATCAAGAATTACATTAGCAGACCAACTTACATAAGGAATAACTCAAGTTTGCAAACTGCTGATAATACCACTAACTCTGGACAAACacattacatatatatgagtTTGTAGAATACACTCACTAAACTAAATACAATATTGTATATTACAATATTAGGTACAGTGTTGATTAGAAAGTTTTGTTAACCAGATTCGTGGTTCTGTAGAGAGCTGCTAATTCCATCACA
This genomic stretch from Bacillus rossius redtenbacheri isolate Brsri chromosome 16, Brsri_v3, whole genome shotgun sequence harbors:
- the LOC134539909 gene encoding uncharacterized protein LOC134539909 — protein: MQSHVGVSWGLVRDVIDLKQRYDVLGASHESFIQAWHDEKMPYIICGLQSLAETLEFTEETYHVASAYLSPPATYKERVFGMYLLDAFYNCQHLKGEVKVLVTLSEWNDLLELQKSFQENGDDKAAFLFCLMRINNAFVASAATRAYGLEKNFRKYFNSLKDYYRYSSYNYTHSQELLESSVISELDQLRCESKALREKLANPCSSVFSQDLPDVKLALQEVIYKTKISEVCARYSIREAVEESSGDEEQAVEIGSRRRHIKDRSFAALQESPRHRRGGQESGPDGHGSDEDYCPGKASPQSKRPAGRRGRPRKLAK